DNA sequence from the Nitrospira sp. CR1.1 genome:
GCATCCGAGGTTGGATTCGCCTGACAGGCCCAGGCGCAGAAGCTGGAATGAGACACCGTGCCGCCATGATGGTGGGCGGCCGGTTTCGGATCGACATGCTCAAACACACAAGCGACGGAGAAGACAGCTAGCACCAGATAAAGCCCTGCCAGGGCAGCCGCGAGTCCGATGGAGGGTTTCGTGATACGCATCATGGCATCAGACTCTGCAAGGCCTGTACGGCATGCGGCGCATCCCAGTCCCGGGGTCCGACGGCGCGGCCGATCAACATTCCCTGCTGGTCGACAAACACCGTCGTCGGCAAGGCCCGCACGAGGTAGGCTTGGGACACCGCTTGATCGTCATCGAACAACACAGGCAACCGTACATGGAGAGTGGCAAGAAACTGCCTGATCCCCTCGCGTTGCAGATCGGTTGTAATTGTGAGCACCGCGAACCGTTCAGGATCCAATTGCTGCCGCAATCGCTCGAAAGCCGGCATCTCTTCTTTGCAGGGCCCGCACCAGGTGGCCCAAAAATTCACCACCACGACTTTTCCTTTGAAGCGGGCGAGTTCGATCGAGGGGCCCTCCAGGGTATTCAGGTCAAACGGCGCCGCCATGGTCCCCGGTGCAACCCGTCCGATCTTCAGCGCGGCCAACCGGTCGTCGGCTGACGCAGGGCCGAGCCAGAGTCCGATGGCCATACATAGGGCGAACGTCTGCACGAATCCCGATCGCATCACGCACGCATTCCCACTCTAGCGGCCTTCATCAGCGGCCGCAGTCATGGGCGGCATCCGCAACGTTTGCATCACAATTTTATGACCCGGCATCCCATGCTCCATCCAGGCCATGGCAAACAGGCCATGCCGATTCACGGCGACAACCGGCGTCTGACTTTTACGGTCGTTCAGCTTCTGCGGCGTCGTAAACGTCGCCCCGCGATCTGTCGAAGCGCTCATCACCACATCTCGCTTGACCGGCCCCTGCTCCTCCCAGATCACGACCACCCGGCCTTCCTGATCGACGGCAATCTGCGGATGGTCGGGAAAAGTGTTCTTGGACACGTTCAACTGCCGCTTCGCGGAAAACGTCCGGCCCCGGTCATCTGAAAAGGCCAGATAGACGGCGGGAATTTCGTCGGTCCCTTCCGTATACCAGACCACATACAACCGTCCATGCCGGTCGACGCCCATGGAGGCCGGCCGATGCGGGCAGGCCGGAAAGACCCATTGATCATGGCCGACAATGACCGATGGCTCGAATGTTTCGCCGTGGTCGGTGGAACGAGCGACGACGGTCTCCCGCACGTTCCCCTCAAAAATTTTTCGCCAGGCCACATAGACCGTTCCGTCAGGGCCGCTCGTGATGGCGGTACGACAACAGACACAGGTGCCCTCGTCCACTTTGCGATTACTCGTCACTGTTTTCCCTTGATCCAATGATCGGGCGACATAGGTCCCCGGATCTTTCTTGCCTTCGCGCCCATCAATCCAGGAGAAATGGAACCGGCCTTCTGCATCGCGGTGGAGCGCATCAAACGTATGCTGAATGACTCCCGGATCATCATTGACCAGGATCGATGGCTGGAATGTCCGGCCGCCGTCGTTCGAACGGCTCAGGCGCAACTCCGTCGCAAATGGCTGCTCTGGCGTAGCCTTCGGATGGGCCAGCCCCCAGGTCACAAACACGTCATCACCCTGAACCACGAGAGCCGGCGCTTCCTGTCTCCAATACGGGATGTCCTCCGCCCGATTGATACGCACCGGCGCGCCCATCGGCCCGCCCGGCTCCGTGCTTCTGGCATACAGAACCGATCGCACCTCTTTGTTCTCTTCCATCCAGGCCAACGACAGAGATCCGGCCTCATCGATTTGCATCGATGGGCCCACCAGGCTTTTCACCTTGTGCTCGGTGGTAATCTTGGGGCCAAGCTCCCAGGGCAACGCCGTTTCCGCGAAGGCTACCGGCGTCATCGGTAGCAACCCGAGCAACAGCCCCGCGCACAAGGCCGGTCGGTCTCGCCCCGGCACCGGCCTCCTCCGTCGGCTTCGTATGTTCTGGATCATGACTCCCCTCGTGGAAAGATGAAAATAGACCGCGCGAATTGCGCCAGATTCTTCAAGCCCCCGGGGTAAACAATTGGAAATATTTGGTCACGCCGAACGTGTAACTGGTCGCCTGCGCAAGATTATTGTTGGCATCCCGATAGAGCGGCACCTGCGCATAAAAATAGGCCTGCCACGTGTCCCCGATGTTGAAGAGCACACCAGGCGCCGCGCCGAACCAGGAGGAGCCGGTATTGGGAATACCGCGATCCAGGATCGGCCCCGACCCGATGCTCGCGCTCAGACTGTCGTGCGTCATGTAGCGATAATTCACCTGTGCCGTAAACACCAGCCAGGGCAAGGTCACCAGATTGAACCCGCCATTGACGATGTATTCGTCGCCGAACTGATAGCCGTCGTTGTTCTTGAAGGTATGCCGATAACTGGCGAAGACGAATTGATTCAACCGGTGAGGGAGAATCTCGTAGGACTGGTACATCGTTCCCACGAGGCCAAATTGGCCGCGTCCCAGCTGGCCTGCCGGCTCTAACACTCCCCCCAGGTTGTCGGTCTGCCGATAATCGCCGGTCGGCAACTCCGTGCCGACTCCGAAGACCAGCATGTTTTTCAGCGAGGCCAGCACATTGTATTTCGCCATCACCCGGATATCGCCGAGCCCCTTGTCGGAAAAGCGGCTGAGGTCCTCATTCTGTCCCTGGTGAAAATGGTAATGCTCGTGCCGGCGCGTCATATAGGGCAAGGTCACCTGTAATCCCAATCGATCAGTCACACCGTAGTTGAAATCCAGAGCGAAGGAATTCGTGTAGGTCGAGCGTTCGTTATGATGATTGGGAATGATACGCCGTCCGATCTGGTCGGCTTCGGCGATGAGGCCTGTCGACCCGCTGGGCAAATTCATCGGCGTATAACTGTAGATAAAATTCATGGTCAGCAGGCCGGATTGCGGCACCTGTTGTTGTGAGCCGATCGTCACAAAACAACTGACGGCCCCGCAGGCGGCGTCGGCCGTGGGTAGAGACGCCACACTCCCGATGGCCATGGTCACGAGTCCGAGCACCGATACGAACAGTCTTCTCTTAAAAGCCCGCATTACGCACAATCCTTTCTCCCATCACGAATGACAGTACGGGTCGCGTCCGTTGCCGGAAGAAACCTCCGGCCGAGACGCTACGGTTGATGAATGAACGCGATGAACGAGGAAAATGATTCAGGACCGGGGAAAACCGGGAGGGCCCCGTGACGCCCACAGGGCGCGGGATTCGATCGACAAGGAGCCGAACAGAATGTCATCGATCAGGGCAATGACGGAGATGGCGGCGGGGACCAACTCGGGCGCAGGCCCGAGGTCTTGTCCGGCCGCACACATCCAGGAACAGACCACGGTCCCGTGCACACCGGAATCGTGATGGGCGTGCTGCGACACATGCTCCAACATATGCGGATACACGATCCCCTGCAGGGCCAGGAACACACAGACCAACAGAAGAGGCAGCGCGATGTGTCGCAACCGGGTCATCATAGGTTTATTGCAACGCGGCCGCCTTGACGGGCGCCGCACTCTGAATCCGGCTGACGATCTCTTGGATTTTGCGCTCCGTCAGCAACCCGCCTTTGATGTACTCCTGCACCACTCCCTGCTGGTCGATAAACACGCTGACCGGCAGGCCGAACACGCCGTACTGGTTTGCCACTCTGTTTTCGTGATCGAGGAGCACAGGGAAGGTATGTTTGTACTGTTGGATGTGCTCCCGCACTTTGGCCTCGTCCTCCAATTCATTGACGGCCAGCACCACAAAGTCCTTGTCGCGAAGTTGGTCATAGACCGTCTGCATCGCCGGCATCTCCGAGGTGCAGGGCTTGCACCAGGTCGCCCAGAAATTCAGCAACACGACCTTGCCTTTGTATTGCTCCAGACTATGCGCCTTCCCCTGGAGATCCGTCAGCGAGAACTCCGAAGCGGGCATGCCGGCAGCCGGGGGCCGTGAGCCCATGGCCAGGGCCGAGCCCGCCAGCGTTGAGAGGAGGAGAGCCGTCACGATCAATTTCCGCATAAGACCTTGCATCATCTCCGTCCCTCTCTTACAGACCCACAATTGAATATCCATGCTCAATTCTCCCGACTCGGCTTACCGGTTTAAACTGTAACTGACCGGCAAATGCAACACGACCATCGGTGCCGTCAGTTCATGCTTCATGTGCAGAGGACAAGCCCGACGCACGACTTCCATTGCCGCTTGATCCAGCGATTCATGCCCGGAACTCTTGACCACCTCGACACTGTTCAACTGTCCGTCATTGCGGATGGACACCTTTAACACGACCTTGCCTTCCCAGCCGTTCAAGCGGGCGGTACTCGGATAGTGCCGCAACTCGCTGATGCGGCGGTGCAATGATTCTCCCACCCATTTGTAATTGGCTTTGGCTGCTTGTTTCGGCATGGCCGCGCCGGCCACGACCTGATGTTCCTCCATTTTGGCAGGATCCGGTTGCGCGACCAACGCCGGCGCAGGAACCGCAGCAACAGGTTCAACGGGAGCGGGAGGTGCGGCCACCGGTTCACTGACAGGCGCAGTCGCCGATTCCACAGCCGGCACGGGATCTACTGGGGCCGAAGGCGCCGAAACCGCTTCGACCGCCGGAGCGGTGCGTACCACCGCTGCACTCGCCGTCATCACTGGCTCGGGCGCGGTTTCCACGACGGCAGGGGTGCTGGCCACCGGTTGCGCCTGGTATGTCTGCGCCGTCACAGGAGCGGCTTCCATCACCTGTTGCTCAACCACCGGCGCGAGCTCACGCTGCACTTCGGCCGGAGCCGCGGCCCGCAGCACCGGTTCAGTCTGAAGCACCTCCCGCGGCTCGACCGGCTTCGCCTGCATCTGGACGATGTCCTGTTTCGGCTGGGTCTGCTCTTGGGGACGAACCGTTTCGACCACGGGCTGAACTTCCCGTTGAACAACCTTCGGAATCACTCTGGTTTCCACCTGACGCTCCACCGGCTGAGGGGGAGGTTCCACGGCACGCACCGGTTGAAGCCGTGGTTTTACCGGAGTCGGGGCAGGAGGCTGGACTTGAGGAACGGGAGCCGGAGCAGGTTCTTCCTGACGCACCTCTTCACGCGGCGGCTCGACGAACGCAACATCCCACGTGAACGACTTCTTCTCTTCCATGACGCTCATCTTCGGCATGAGACCAAACGCCACCAGCGCCAGACAGGCATGCAGGACCAGCGAGGCTCCCCATCCTGTGACGAATCGGGTTGATTGCCTCGACTGCGCGACCAACACATGTTCCATGGGAACGGTCTCTTTCGACACGATGCCTTCCGACCTTATTTGAAGACCACCTTGGAGAGTGACCCGATCGGGACCTCGACCTGCCCGAAATCGGACTCGCCCTTGAAGCTGCCGTTCACCGCGGGGACAAATTCCCCGCTTTTCCCGTTGGCCAGGGTGACGGTCATGGCCGGGGCGGCCTGATCGGCCCCCGGCTTCAGCTCGATCTGCTTGATCTGGTCGAACTTGATATTGACCGTCGCCGTGCCGCGTTTGGACGGTAGGTGCCGCAACTCATGCGGGACAAACGAGGTCTCACTCATTTTTTCTTCCCAGTAGAAAATGCCGTTTTTCAGCTCAGTCTCGACACCCTGGGCATCGGTTACCGCAATGGTAAATGCTTTGTCTGCCTTCATGTCAGCCGCGGAAACCACGGGGGCCGGCACCAACAATGCCAAGCCCGCAAGGCCCCACAGGCCCAGGCGGAACATCCATTGATTCACCTGCATCTTCATCACTCCTTCACGTCTTCGCACAGGAATTGACGCCGCATCGTTGCTGGCGGGTTTGCGAGATCTCGCCTCCATGCCATGACGTCAGGGACGACCTCTCCGAAATAGAGGGCGTTTCGCAGAGCGACCATCGACCAGGGAGAATGCACCCACAGCATGCGAGACACCTCGCCCAACTGTTCGATCCAGGCTCCCCGACGGCGAGTCGCGGAGCAAGAGTATGCATAAGGGAGACGTGGATTACAGCGAACGGGGCGGAGCGCGCGACTGACAGAGGGCGGATAACTGAGGGAGACGTACCGTGCCGGAAAGGAACAACGCATCGCCGGAGAGCGCCAATACCTGCGCCGCATGGACCGGAGTGACCACATGGACTCCGGCCGTGGCACACATCCAGGCGCAGATGCCTGAGCCGTGCATCCCGGCGTCGTGATGCGCGGCATGGTGAAGCTCATGCGCGACCGCGCTGCCTGTCGTTACCGCCAGTAAGGCCACGACGGCAAAGACGACAACCCAGACGATGCTGTGAAAGCGGGAACTTCGCATAGGGAGCACACCACAACCTGACGCGCATGCTAGCAAACTCGCTGAGGAAGCGTCAACGCAACTTTTCCCTGGCGGGGTCCTGACGGCTACGGCCCGCCTACACCGATGATGCGCTCCACGCGCTCATCACGCCCGCCAAGGTCGCGATAGCGGCGATATTGTGCCAGGGCCCGCCCCATGTCTTTCCGATGGAGTTCGTAAAACACCCCGAGATTGTAGTGGGCTTCCGCCGAGTTGGGCTTGAGCGCCACAGCCCGTTCGTGCTCTCGTTCGGCCTCATCCAACCGGTTCAAGCTGGTATAGACCATCCCCAGGTTCGAGTGAGCTTCGGCGTACTCGGGACGATACCGGATCACCTCCAGAAACTCCCGCTCGGCGTCAGTGAGAAGTCCCTGGCTCCGATAGACAAATCCGAGGTTGTAATGGGCATCGACGAGGTCGGCCTTCACTGCAATGGCTTCCTTGAACGCGGCAGCCGCAGCGTTCAGGTCATTGCCCCGCTCGGCCAGACGCCCGAGGAGATACCAGGCGTTGGCATGCCCGGGATTGGCCTGCGTGAGCCTGGACAAATACTCGCGAGCCATCTTGAGATCGCCTTGACTGTCATAGAGATTCGCCAGGTGAAAGAGCGCCTCAGCATGGTCCGGTCGCACCCGAAGCAAGGATTGGTACATCTTGACGGCATTCGCGCGGTCATGCCGTTCCTCGTAGAGCCAGGCTAAATCCAGATGCGCTTCTTCATTTCCCGGCGCAATGTCCAGCACCTGCCGCAACACCTGCTCCGCTTCGTTCCCCCGCCCCTGCGCGAGATAGACATCGGCGAGATCGTTGAGAATCTCGGCCGACGGCGCACTCAACTTCAGCGACTGCTTGTAGGCTTGAATGGCGTCATCGGGATTGCGTTTGCTTTGAAAATAGACCAGCCCCAACACATGGTAGGCCTCGGCTAGCCGGGGGTTTTGCGCGAGCGCTTTCTTCAGAGCCTCGATCGCGCCGTCGGCGTTGCCTTCACGAAAGAGGGTCACTCCCCGCTCATAACTGCGCCGCGCCGATTCCGACGAGGCGTTTGAGGCGGCTGATGATTCGGGAATGAACGTGACGAACACAACCAGGCACAAGAGCAGGAAGCTCGTGAGGAAAGGACGCGAACCGCTGGCTCCGTGCCGCATCGAAATCCGCAATGGAATCCGTGAGTGACTTCACCGATGAGAGTCGGCGAAATGATGAGGTTCACTATAGATCTCAACGCACCCGAAAGCAACGACGAGACCCGCTTCAGAGCCGTTCATCGCGAAGCAGTTGAGACCGTCGCACCTGTTTCGGTAGGATTCGATGACGGATTCCTGTATACTCCGCCGCCGAGCCCATGCCCGAGCGGCGAGCTCTGCCCGTAGCGGGCTCGTGAAATTGAAGGTACGTCTGCATGCTGACCCAAGTCCTGAACATCATATTCGGCAGTAAAAACGACCGTGAGATCAAGGCATTGCGCCCGATTGTCGAGCGGATCAACGGGCTGGAAACAAGCCTCACGCCGCTGTCCGATCAAGCCCTGGCGGAGAAAACGCCAGAATTCAAAAAGCGTCTCGAAGACGGTGACACGCTCGATGACATTCTGCCCGAGGCCTTTGCGGTGTGCCGTGAGATGTCCCGCCGGCGCTTGAACATGCGGCACTTCGACGTGCAGCTGATCGGCGGCATGATTTTGAACAAAGGCCGGATCGCCGAAATGAAGACCGGTGAGGGGAAAACCCTGGTCGCGACCCTTCCGCTCTATCTCAATGCGCTGGAAGGCAAGGGCGCCCACCTGGTCACGGTCAATGATTATCTCGCGAAACGCGACGCTCAGTGGATGGCCCAGCTCTATCATGCGCTCGGCCTCACGGTCGGCATTATTCAGCACGACGCCTCTTTTCTCTACGATCCGACTTACGAAGCGGCGGACAAACGCCTCCAGCATCTCCGGCCCTGCAGCCGGCATGAGGCCTATCGTGCCGACATCACGTACGGGACCAACAACGAGTACGGCTTCGATTATCTGCGCGACAACCTGATCGTCAGCGACCTCAGTCAATGTGTCCAGCGCCCGCTGCACTTCTCCATCGTGGACGAAGTCGACAGCATCCTGATCGACGAAGCGCGCACCCCCTTGATCATTTCCGGCCCGACGGACCAAACCACGGACTTGTATTACCGCATCAATTCGATTATTCCGCAGCTCAAGCCGGAGCATGACTTTACGATCGAGGAAAAGACCAAGACCGCGTCGCTCACCGAAGAAGGCAACGTCCGGGTGGAAAAACTGCTGGGCGTGGATAACCTCTACGACCTGCAGCACATGGATCTGGTGCACCATGTCGTCAAAGCCCTGCAGGCCTACGCGCTCTACAAACGTGACGTGGACTATGTGGTGAAGGACGGCGAGGTCATCATCGTCGATGAGTTTACCGGCCGCTTGATGCCGGGCCGCCGATGGAGCGACGGGTTGCATCAGGCCGTGGAAGCCAAGGAAGGCGTGAAGATCGCCAATGAAAATCAAACCCTGGCGTCGGTGACCTTCCAGAATTATTTCCGCATGTACAAGAAGCTGGCGGGCATGACCGGCACCGCCGACACGGAAGCGGGCGAGTTCGCCAAGATCTATAATCTGGACGTCAACGTGGTCCCGACCAACCGGTCCATGATCCGCAAAGACTACGCCGACGTCGTCTTCCGGACCGAAAAAGAAAAGTTCACGGCCATCGTCGAAGAAATCAAGGACTGCCATGAGCGCGGACAACCGGTCCTGGTCGGCACCATTTCCATCGAGAAATCCGAGCGTCTGGCGGGGTACTTGAGCCGCAACGGCATCAAACACAACGTGTTGAACGCCAAGTTCCACGAGAAGGAAGCGGAAATCATCGCCCAGGCCGGCCGCAAAGGCGCCGTCACCATCGCTACCAACATGGCAGGCCGCGGCACAGACATTCTCCTGGGCGGCAACGCCGACTTCCTGTTCAAACGGATTCTCTATCAGGACGAAACGCTGACGGATGCGCGCAAGCAGGAAATTTTCGACGAGATCAAGGCCGATTGCGAAAAGGACAAGCAGGCGGTGGTCGCCGCGGGGGGCCTGCACATCCTCGGAACTGAGCGGCATGAAAGCCGCCGCATCGACAACCAGCTCCGCGGCCGCGCCGGCCGTCAGGGCGATCCCGGATCGTCACGTTTCTACCTCTCGCTCGAAGACGATCTCATGCGGATTTTCGCCTCCGAACGCGTCTCGCAAATGATGCTCAAGCTGGGGATGGAAGAAGGCGTGCCAATCGAACATGGCATGGTCACGCGCGCCATTGCGAACGCGCAAAAAAAGGTTGAAGCGCATAATTTCGAAGTCCGCAAACAGCTCCTCGAATACGACGATGTCATGAACAAGCAGCGGGAAGTGATCTACCAGCACCGGCATGCCGTACTGGCAGGCGAGCACATCCAGCAGGACATTCACGACATGATGCGGGATCTGGTCAATGCCTTCGTCGACACCTACTGTCCGGTTGATCAATACCAAGAAGAATGGGATTTCAACGGCCTCGAGGAGGCGCTGCACGGCCAGTTCGCCCTCGACATCACCCAGGGCAAAGGACGTGTGGCCGACCATTTCAAAGACGTCGGCCGCGATGCGATCATCGAAGAAATCCAAACACAGGTCCGGCAGGCTTATGACCACAAAGAGCAGGAACTCAGCTCCGAACTGATGCGGTATCTCGAAAAGATGCTGTTGCTGCAAGTGATCGACCACCATTGGAAAGATCACCTGCTGGGCATGGACCACCTGCGGGACGGCATCGGCCTGCGAGGCTACGGGCAGAAAGATCCGCTGATCGAATACAAACGCGAAGGGTTCGACATGTTCTCCTCCATGATGGAGCGCATCAAATCCGATGTGCTGGAGCGCATGTTCCGCGTGCAGGCTGTCAGAGGCGAACAACCGCCCCCCGTTCCCGAACCGACCCCGCCGCCACAGATGGTGCTCAATCGCAGTGACGAACCGGCGCCACAGAGCGTCCAGCATCAGGCGGACAAGGTTGGCCGAAACGATCCCTGCCCCTGCGGCTCAGGCAAGAAATACAAAAAGTGCCACGGAGCGTAGCAAGGGACCGACC
Encoded proteins:
- a CDS encoding tetratricopeptide repeat protein gives rise to the protein MRHGASGSRPFLTSFLLLCLVVFVTFIPESSAASNASSESARRSYERGVTLFREGNADGAIEALKKALAQNPRLAEAYHVLGLVYFQSKRNPDDAIQAYKQSLKLSAPSAEILNDLADVYLAQGRGNEAEQVLRQVLDIAPGNEEAHLDLAWLYEERHDRANAVKMYQSLLRVRPDHAEALFHLANLYDSQGDLKMAREYLSRLTQANPGHANAWYLLGRLAERGNDLNAAAAAFKEAIAVKADLVDAHYNLGFVYRSQGLLTDAEREFLEVIRYRPEYAEAHSNLGMVYTSLNRLDEAEREHERAVALKPNSAEAHYNLGVFYELHRKDMGRALAQYRRYRDLGGRDERVERIIGVGGP
- a CDS encoding redoxin domain-containing protein, with translation MDIQLWVCKRGTEMMQGLMRKLIVTALLLSTLAGSALAMGSRPPAAGMPASEFSLTDLQGKAHSLEQYKGKVVLLNFWATWCKPCTSEMPAMQTVYDQLRDKDFVVLAVNELEDEAKVREHIQQYKHTFPVLLDHENRVANQYGVFGLPVSVFIDQQGVVQEYIKGGLLTERKIQEIVSRIQSAAPVKAAALQ
- the secA gene encoding preprotein translocase subunit SecA translates to MLTQVLNIIFGSKNDREIKALRPIVERINGLETSLTPLSDQALAEKTPEFKKRLEDGDTLDDILPEAFAVCREMSRRRLNMRHFDVQLIGGMILNKGRIAEMKTGEGKTLVATLPLYLNALEGKGAHLVTVNDYLAKRDAQWMAQLYHALGLTVGIIQHDASFLYDPTYEAADKRLQHLRPCSRHEAYRADITYGTNNEYGFDYLRDNLIVSDLSQCVQRPLHFSIVDEVDSILIDEARTPLIISGPTDQTTDLYYRINSIIPQLKPEHDFTIEEKTKTASLTEEGNVRVEKLLGVDNLYDLQHMDLVHHVVKALQAYALYKRDVDYVVKDGEVIIVDEFTGRLMPGRRWSDGLHQAVEAKEGVKIANENQTLASVTFQNYFRMYKKLAGMTGTADTEAGEFAKIYNLDVNVVPTNRSMIRKDYADVVFRTEKEKFTAIVEEIKDCHERGQPVLVGTISIEKSERLAGYLSRNGIKHNVLNAKFHEKEAEIIAQAGRKGAVTIATNMAGRGTDILLGGNADFLFKRILYQDETLTDARKQEIFDEIKADCEKDKQAVVAAGGLHILGTERHESRRIDNQLRGRAGRQGDPGSSRFYLSLEDDLMRIFASERVSQMMLKLGMEEGVPIEHGMVTRAIANAQKKVEAHNFEVRKQLLEYDDVMNKQREVIYQHRHAVLAGEHIQQDIHDMMRDLVNAFVDTYCPVDQYQEEWDFNGLEEALHGQFALDITQGKGRVADHFKDVGRDAIIEEIQTQVRQAYDHKEQELSSELMRYLEKMLLLQVIDHHWKDHLLGMDHLRDGIGLRGYGQKDPLIEYKREGFDMFSSMMERIKSDVLERMFRVQAVRGEQPPPVPEPTPPPQMVLNRSDEPAPQSVQHQADKVGRNDPCPCGSGKKYKKCHGA
- a CDS encoding redoxin domain-containing protein, translated to MRSGFVQTFALCMAIGLWLGPASADDRLAALKIGRVAPGTMAAPFDLNTLEGPSIELARFKGKVVVVNFWATWCGPCKEEMPAFERLRQQLDPERFAVLTITTDLQREGIRQFLATLHVRLPVLFDDDQAVSQAYLVRALPTTVFVDQQGMLIGRAVGPRDWDAPHAVQALQSLMP
- a CDS encoding TonB family protein — its product is MEHVLVAQSRQSTRFVTGWGASLVLHACLALVAFGLMPKMSVMEEKKSFTWDVAFVEPPREEVRQEEPAPAPVPQVQPPAPTPVKPRLQPVRAVEPPPQPVERQVETRVIPKVVQREVQPVVETVRPQEQTQPKQDIVQMQAKPVEPREVLQTEPVLRAAAPAEVQRELAPVVEQQVMEAAPVTAQTYQAQPVASTPAVVETAPEPVMTASAAVVRTAPAVEAVSAPSAPVDPVPAVESATAPVSEPVAAPPAPVEPVAAVPAPALVAQPDPAKMEEHQVVAGAAMPKQAAKANYKWVGESLHRRISELRHYPSTARLNGWEGKVVLKVSIRNDGQLNSVEVVKSSGHESLDQAAMEVVRRACPLHMKHELTAPMVVLHLPVSYSLNR